The Dasypus novemcinctus isolate mDasNov1 chromosome 12, mDasNov1.1.hap2, whole genome shotgun sequence genome includes a window with the following:
- the RAP1B gene encoding ras-related protein Rap-1b has product MREYKLVVLGSGGVGKSALTVQFVQGIFVEKYDPTIEDSYRKQVEVDAQQCMLEILDTAGTEQFTAMRDLYMKNGQGFALVYSITAQSTFNDLQDLREQILRVKDTDDVPMILVGNKCDLEDERVVGKEQGQNLARQWNNCAFLESSAKSKINVNEIFYDLVRQINRKTPVPGKARKKTSCQLL; this is encoded by the exons ATGCGTGAATATAAGCTAGTCGTTCTTGGCTCAGGAGGCGTTGGAAAGTCTGCTCTG ACTGTGCAGTTTGTTCAAGgaatttttgttgaaaaatatGATCCTACGATAGAAGATTCTTATAGAAAG CAAGTTGAAGTAGATGCTCAACAGTGTATGCTTGAAATCTTGGATACTGCAGGAACG GAACAATTTACAGCAATGAGGGATTTGTACATGAAAAATGGACAAGGCTTTGCATTAGTTTATTCCATCACAGCACAGTCCACATTTAATGATTTACAAGATCTGAGAGAACAGATTCTTCGAGTAAAAGACACTGATGAT GTTCCAATGATTCTGGTTGGTAATAAGTGTGACTTGGAGGATGAAAGAGTTGTAGGAAAGGAGCAAGGTCAAAATCTAGCAAGACAATGGAATAACTGTGCATTCTTAGAATCTTCTGCAAAatcaaaaataaatgttaatgag ATCTTTTATGACCTAGTACGGCAAATTAACAGAAAAACTCCAGTGCCTGGGAAGGCTCGCAAAAAGACATCATGTCAGCTGCTTTAA